Proteins co-encoded in one Aspergillus luchuensis IFO 4308 DNA, chromosome 6, nearly complete sequence genomic window:
- a CDS encoding uncharacterized protein (COG:S;~EggNog:ENOG410PII3;~InterPro:IPR005645,IPR029058;~PFAM:PF03959;~antiSMASH:Cluster_6.4) yields the protein MRFLCLHGSITSADTLSAQLGPLQKNLADDNTASFYCVNAPHATTAPGGYIEYFGHPPHYRWLNYVGVGIDAIYDTVRGARNKQLGTPEDTFRSLIPPELSWVNYEDVLSYIEEILEKNPDIEGLLGYSEGATVGAAYILREQRRERETGRTRQIKCAIFLAGIPPVKAENGFIFADEQEEMIDLPTVHIVGANDPFRIAADCLYNICDPDSAYFFDTGKGHTIPRGGPVIDELGDTIRELVQRTKEGC from the exons ATGCGATTTCTATGCCTCCACGGCTCCATAACCAGTGCTGAT ACACTCAGTGCTCAGTTAG GGCCTTTGCAGAAAAACCTGGCGGACGATAATACCGCTTCATTTTATTGCGTGAATGCGCCACATGCCACAACTGCCCCTGGAG GCTACATAGAATATTTtggtcacccaccccacTACCGCTGGCTGAATTACGTTGGCGTTGGTATTGATGCCATCTACGACACTGTCCGCGGGGCGCGAAACAAACAACTTGGTACTCCAGAGGATACCTTTCGATCGCTTATACCTCCTGAGCTTTCCTGGGTCAACTATGAAGATGTTCTGAGTTACATTGAAGAGATACTGGAGAAAAATCCCGATATCGAGGGTCTCCTGGGATACAGTGAAGGGGCGACTGTTGGGGCGGCATATATCTTGCGCGAACAGAGGAGGGAGCGGGAGACCGGCCGCACGCGGCAGATTAAGTGCGCGATCTTTCTCGCCGGGATCCCCCCAGTCAAAGCGGAGAATGGATTTATATTTGCCGATGAACAAGAGGAGATGATCGACCTCCCCACTGTCCATATCGTTGGCGCAAATG ACCCTTTTAGGATAGCCGCGGACTGTCTATACAACATCTGTGATCCTGATAGCGCTTACTTCTTTGATACTGGCAAGGGACATACCATTCCACGTGGAGGGCCAGTGATCGATGAGTTGGGAGACACAATTCGAGAATTGGTTCAGAGGACAAAGGAAGGGTGTTAG
- a CDS encoding glycosyltransferase family 32 protein (CAZy:GT32;~COG:M;~EggNog:ENOG410PVFZ;~InterPro:IPR029044,IPR007577,IPR039367;~PFAM:PF04488;~TransMembrane:1 (o45-66i);~antiSMASH:Cluster_6.4;~go_function: GO:0000009 - alpha-1,6-mannosyltransferase activity [Evidence IEA]) → MDGSPLGPGAPRLFLISPHLNTHPHESTSSRPTSMLPSTLKSSRYGRFVILTIPLLVFSCLLFLTWDPLPGRLRQQSQAPTTSQSDPVSQVPQPVEPPKEEASRPKSPVSTSNPSTSNPIADIAGGDAIFGITDKLWQSAKNPHLSDDQDEWISSWLEKNPSFRYELLTDASAATFVRTHYASRPDIIEVFETLPIPILKADLLRYLLVLAEGGVWSDLDVTCDKPVADWVPTEYKNAKIEMIVGLEFDFEWRGEGTEVASQFCNWVFAAPRSSRVLQVVVDSVVAQINEIALMNKVQVKDLTLEMLPIDVVNVTGPKIMTIAILDSLKKLLGRTVDDRDFHGIKKPKLIGDVLVMPGVSFAASQNGYPQDQGDALVTHHYAGSWKQADAEAKEKKKQKQNGRDEGV, encoded by the coding sequence ATGGACGGCTCTCCGCTGGGGCCTGGAGCGCCGAGATTATTTCTCATCTCTCCTCACCTAAACACCCATCCCCATGAAAGCACCTCATCTCGCCCAACATCGATGCTCCCTTCCACCCTAAAATCTTCGCGCTATGGGCGCTTTGTTATCTTGACGATCCCGCTGCTCGTGTTCAGCTGCCTGCTCTTTTTGACGTGGGACCCACTGCCGGGCCGACTCCGTCAGCAATCCCAAGCCCCGACAACGTCACAGTCCGATCCGGTATCTCAGGTACCACAACCAGTCGAGCCTCCAAAGGAAGAAGCATCGCGCCCTAAGTCACCAGTATCTACCAGTAATCCATCCACCTCGAACCCGATTGCTGACattgctggtggtgatgctatCTTCGGTATAACCGACAAGCTTTGGCAATCCGCCAAGAATCCCCACCTGAGCGACGACCAAGACGAATGGATCAGCAGTTGGCTCGAAAAGAACCCATCCTTCCGATATGAGCTCTTGACTGATGCCTCCGCTGCCACCTTCGTTCGTACTCATTATGCCTCGCGACCAGATATTATCGAGGTCTTCGAGACCCTCCCGATCCCGATCCTGAAAGCGGATCTCCTGCGATACCTGCTCGTGCTCGCGGAGGGAGGTGTCTGGAGTGATCTGGACGTTACCTGCGATAAGCCCGTGGCTGATTGGGTTCCAACTGAATACAAGAATGCAAAGATCGAGATGATCGTGGGCTTGGAGTTCGATTTTGAATGGCGCGGGGAAGGAACGGAAGTCGCATCGCAGTTCTGCAACTGGGTCTTCGCGGCACCCCGCTCATCACGCGTCCTccaggtggtggtggactcTGTTGTAGCCCAGATCAATGAGATCGCTCTAATGAATAAGGTGCAGGTGAAAGACCTGACGTTAGAAATGCTGCCCATCGATGTTGTTAATGTGACGGGGCCCAAGATCATGACAATCGCAATCCTTGACagtctgaagaagctgctgggTCGGACGGTTGATGATCGCGACTTCCATGGGATCAAGAAACCCAAGCTCATTGGAGATGTCCTAGTCATGCCTGGTGTGTCCTTTGCGGCGTCCCAGAACGGATACCCCCAGGATCAAGGAGATGCGCTGGTTACGCATCACTACGCGGGCTCGTGGAAACAAGCTGATGCTGAGGctaaggagaagaagaagcagaaacaaaATGGGAGAGATGAAGGCGTATAG
- a CDS encoding uncharacterized protein (COG:S;~EggNog:ENOG410PTJI;~SECRETED:SignalP(1-30);~TransMembrane:1 (n12-25c30/31o196-220i);~antiSMASH:Cluster_6.4), translating into MMVRLLIPEVPAAWQVLSWVMLLSLPGSLGQTTTLNTSIQDSPHFMGWYLGTTTQALTDAGTWSTSGQYAAGCTASVTCSWATACSGNILYYDVDNKTLDCGSESMSCQTMTIYQSEPYATPSAYNLFCADFWSAYTIYRELPATTTSATSATSESTASATTAPITSMATQTSSATQTSTASPSSTSTSSSGKSQAWIAGPVVGAVVGVGAIAAAVIFFLRRRITRSPQAMEYQSVSPGARTVSELPTESLTGMVHEMPSTSTSRVGPYELS; encoded by the exons ATGATGGTGCGGCTTTTGATACCTGAAGTCCCTGCGGCATGGCAGGTACTCTCCTGGGTGATGCTGCTCTCCCTCCCGGGAAGCCTTGGTCAGACAACCACATTGAATACTTCTATTCAGGACAGTCCCCATTTTATGGGATGGTATCTGGGAACGACCA CCCAAGCCCTAACTGATGCGGGCACTTGGTCGACCTCCGGACAATATGCAGCCGGCTGCACCGCTTCTGTCACCTGTTCCTGGGCCACCGCATGTAGTGGGAACATACTTTACTACGATGTCGACAATAAAACCCTGGACTG TGGTTCCGAGTCCATGTCATGCCAAACCATGACCATCTATCAATCCGAACCCTACGCTACACCATCCGCATACAACCTCTTCTGTGCTGACTTTTGGTCTGCGTACACAATCTATCGAGAGCTGCCCGCAACGACGACCTCAGCCACATCAGCTACCTCAG AATCCACAGCCAGTGCAACCACCGCACCGATCACCTCCATGGCCACACAAACCAGTTCCGCGACCCAAACCTCGACCGCTTCACCgtcttcaacatccacatcttctTCCGGAAAGAGCCAAGCGTGGATTGCGGGCCCTGTAGTCGGCGCTGTGGTAGGCGTTGGTGCTATTGCAGCTGCAGTGATCTTCTTCCTACGCCGCCGGATAACCCGAAGCCCTCAGGCCATGGAGTACCAAAGTGTCTCTCCGGGAGCGCGGACGGTTTCCGAGCTGCCGACAGAAAGCCTCACGGGGATGGTGCACGAAATGCCCTCTACCTCCACAAGCCGGGTGGGGCCATACGAGCTGAGTTGA